A region from the Pseudonocardia petroleophila genome encodes:
- a CDS encoding TadA family conjugal transfer-associated ATPase: MSERAGGVLVDRVRSRLAATGDGTGVAAVAAAVRAESGGVASDLDVLDALRVLREEFVGAGPLDALLRDPRTTDVLVGGGGRVWVDRGTGPEPAAVRLPDEAAVRRLAQRLALAAGRRLDDASPYVDGWLAEAGVRLHAVLPPISPDGTCLSLRVLRPAAHDLAALRRTGTLDAGGEDLLRAVLAARLALLVSGGTGTGKTTILGALLSAVDPRERIVCVEDAQELAPRHPHVVRLVSRPANIEGAGGVVLRDLVREALRMRPDRLVVGEVRGAEVADLLSAMNTGHDGGAGTVHANSVREVPARLEALAAVGGMSRVALHSQLAAAVQVVLHMRRLPGGARVLDAVGVLARSDTEVQVRPAWTRSGGWTAERETLGRLLAEREVRVPW; this comes from the coding sequence GTGAGCGAGCGGGCGGGCGGGGTGCTCGTCGACCGCGTCCGGTCCCGGCTCGCGGCCACCGGCGACGGCACCGGGGTGGCGGCCGTCGCGGCCGCGGTGCGGGCGGAGTCCGGCGGCGTCGCGTCCGACCTCGACGTCCTCGACGCGCTGCGCGTCCTCCGGGAGGAGTTCGTCGGCGCGGGCCCGCTCGACGCGCTGCTGCGCGACCCCCGCACCACCGACGTCCTCGTCGGCGGCGGGGGCCGGGTGTGGGTCGACCGCGGCACCGGCCCCGAACCGGCCGCGGTCCGGCTGCCCGACGAGGCCGCGGTCCGCCGGCTCGCGCAGCGGCTCGCCCTGGCCGCGGGCCGCAGGCTCGACGACGCCTCCCCCTACGTCGACGGCTGGCTCGCCGAGGCCGGCGTGCGCCTGCACGCCGTGCTCCCGCCGATCTCCCCCGACGGCACCTGCCTGTCGCTGCGCGTGCTGCGGCCCGCGGCCCACGACCTGGCCGCCCTGCGCCGCACGGGCACCCTCGACGCCGGAGGTGAGGACCTGCTGCGCGCCGTGCTCGCCGCGCGCCTGGCCCTGCTGGTCTCCGGCGGGACCGGCACGGGCAAGACCACCATCCTGGGGGCGCTGCTCAGCGCGGTCGACCCGCGGGAGCGCATCGTCTGCGTGGAGGACGCCCAGGAGCTGGCGCCCCGGCACCCGCACGTCGTCCGCCTGGTGTCGCGGCCCGCCAACATCGAGGGGGCGGGCGGCGTCGTGCTGCGCGACCTCGTGCGCGAGGCCCTGCGCATGCGGCCCGACCGGCTCGTCGTCGGGGAGGTGCGGGGCGCCGAGGTCGCCGATCTGCTGTCCGCGATGAACACCGGCCACGACGGCGGGGCGGGCACCGTGCACGCCAACTCCGTCCGCGAGGTGCCCGCCCGGCTCGAGGCGCTGGCCGCCGTCGGCGGGATGTCGCGGGTGGCGCTGCACAGCCAGCTCGCCGCGGCGGTGCAGGTGGTGCTGCACATGCGCCGCCTGCCCGGCGGGGCACGCGTCCTCGACGCGGTCGGGGTGCTGGCCCGCTCCGACACCGAGGTGCAGGTCCGGCCCGCCTGGACCCGCTCCGGCGGCTGGACGGCGGAGCGGGAGACCCTCGGGCGGCTGCTGGCCGAGCGCGAGGTGCGGGTCCCGTGGTGA
- the ssd gene encoding septum site-determining protein Ssd produces MRRSQRGLVMVSDPELLDAVLRLAAAAGCELERAVDATAARRMWAEAPVVLLDAGAAQHCARHGLPRRGRVVVAVRGEPPPGVWQQAVAVGAEHVVSLPDAEPWLVAALSEATEEPRGRGPVLGVVGGRGGAGASVLAAAVAVAAVRDGRRALLVDCDPLGGGLDLVLGAEDLDGLRWPGVGVGGGRVPAAALHAALPAPAVAGRGGGELALLSCDRAAGGPGGGGPGAGAVSAVIDAGRRAGETVVCDLPRHGTDAALAALSAADLVVLVVPADVRSCAAAARVVAVLADHGAVPRLVVRGPAPGGIDAAEVARALELPLLTTMRSEPGLARALERGEAPGRTRGPLAAAARAVLAELGAAAGGGS; encoded by the coding sequence ATGCGCCGATCTCAGCGGGGGCTCGTGATGGTGTCCGATCCCGAGCTGCTCGACGCCGTGCTCCGGCTCGCGGCGGCGGCCGGGTGCGAGCTGGAGCGGGCCGTCGACGCCACCGCCGCGCGGCGGATGTGGGCCGAGGCGCCCGTCGTGCTGCTCGACGCGGGGGCCGCCCAGCACTGCGCGCGCCACGGCCTGCCCCGGCGCGGGCGCGTCGTCGTCGCGGTCCGGGGCGAGCCACCGCCCGGGGTGTGGCAGCAGGCCGTCGCCGTCGGGGCGGAGCACGTCGTGTCGCTGCCCGACGCGGAGCCGTGGCTGGTCGCGGCGCTGTCGGAGGCCACGGAGGAGCCGCGCGGCCGCGGGCCCGTGCTCGGGGTGGTCGGCGGCCGGGGCGGGGCGGGGGCGTCGGTGCTCGCCGCGGCGGTGGCCGTCGCCGCCGTGCGCGACGGTCGCCGGGCGCTGCTGGTCGACTGCGATCCCCTCGGCGGCGGGCTCGACCTCGTGCTGGGCGCGGAGGATCTCGACGGCCTGCGCTGGCCCGGGGTCGGCGTCGGCGGCGGGCGGGTCCCGGCGGCAGCGCTGCACGCCGCGCTGCCCGCGCCCGCCGTCGCCGGCCGGGGCGGCGGTGAGCTCGCGCTGCTGTCGTGCGACCGGGCCGCCGGCGGTCCGGGTGGGGGCGGGCCGGGCGCCGGGGCGGTCTCCGCGGTGATCGACGCGGGTCGCCGCGCGGGGGAGACGGTCGTGTGCGACCTGCCTCGCCACGGCACCGACGCCGCGCTCGCCGCACTGAGTGCGGCCGACCTCGTGGTGCTGGTCGTGCCCGCCGACGTGCGGTCCTGCGCGGCGGCGGCACGGGTCGTCGCGGTGCTGGCCGACCACGGCGCGGTGCCGCGGCTGGTCGTGCGCGGGCCGGCGCCGGGCGGGATCGACGCCGCGGAGGTCGCGCGGGCGCTCGAGCTGCCGCTGCTCACCACGATGCGGTCCGAGCCGGGGCTCGCCAGGGCCCTCGAACGCGGGGAGGCCCCGGGTCGGACCCGTGGCCCGCTCGCCGCCGCGGCCCGCGCGGTGCTCGCGGAGCTGGGTGCGGCCGCCGGGGGCGGGTCGTGA
- a CDS encoding oxidoreductase encodes MIATDPLAPLTELPGVAEAVTRARDAVVAVHNHPANRQGWPAGAAEAGIRAARASAALDGAPLDSPDTVTDPVLAGAVRIAEESGRLLAAWRTSPSQALARLHVLAATDLVPVERHGTELGRPRTGPGVTDRLALLAGLITGGTRAPAPILVAVVHGELLALRPFGSASGVVARAAARLTALTAGLDPRGLAVPEVGHLRRAAEYRAAAEGFAAGGADGVGAWILHCCAQWEAGGREGTSIADARS; translated from the coding sequence GTGATCGCCACCGACCCGCTCGCGCCCCTGACCGAGCTCCCGGGCGTCGCCGAGGCGGTGACTCGGGCCCGCGACGCGGTGGTCGCCGTGCACAACCACCCCGCCAACCGGCAGGGCTGGCCGGCGGGCGCCGCGGAGGCCGGGATCCGGGCCGCGCGTGCGTCGGCCGCGCTCGACGGGGCCCCGCTCGACTCCCCCGACACCGTCACCGACCCCGTCCTCGCGGGCGCCGTGCGGATCGCCGAGGAGTCCGGCCGGCTGCTGGCGGCCTGGCGCACCTCCCCCTCCCAGGCGCTCGCCCGGCTGCACGTGCTGGCGGCCACCGACCTGGTGCCCGTCGAGCGGCACGGCACCGAGCTGGGCCGGCCGCGGACGGGGCCGGGCGTCACCGACCGGCTCGCGCTGCTGGCCGGGCTGATCACCGGCGGCACGCGGGCCCCGGCCCCGATCCTCGTCGCCGTCGTGCACGGAGAGTTACTGGCGCTGCGCCCTTTCGGCTCCGCCAGCGGCGTCGTCGCGCGGGCGGCGGCCCGGCTCACCGCGCTGACGGCCGGGCTCGACCCCCGCGGCCTCGCCGTCCCCGAGGTGGGCCACCTGCGCCGGGCCGCGGAGTACCGCGCGGCAGCGGAGGGGTTCGCGGCCGGCGGGGCGGACGGCGTCGGCGCCTGGATCCTGCACTGCTGCGCGCAGTGGGAGGCCGGTGGCCGCGAAGGCACCTCGATCGCCGACGCCCGCAGCTGA
- a CDS encoding type II secretion system F family protein — MTPAALFLLAAALLVGGPRVGSARLRAAPRPGGAPAAVLRPAWIAVGAAAAGSAGLALGGPIPGAVAALGALGALVALRRLPARAAPPDLPTLATGWELLGVCLRAGLPVASAVAAAAGPLHGPTGTELRRVAGLLELGADPADAWRAAQDVPVLAVFARAAGRSAGTGAALAQVAVAEAARVRAELVDTAQARAQRAGVLITGPLGLCFLPAFLVLGIAPVVIGLAGQALARW; from the coding sequence ATGACGCCCGCGGCCCTGTTCCTGCTCGCCGCAGCGCTGCTGGTGGGCGGGCCCCGGGTCGGTTCGGCGCGGTTGCGTGCCGCCCCCCGTCCCGGTGGCGCCCCAGCGGCGGTGCTCCGACCGGCGTGGATCGCGGTGGGGGCCGCGGCGGCCGGCTCCGCAGGCCTCGCCCTGGGCGGCCCTATCCCGGGTGCGGTCGCGGCGCTCGGCGCGCTGGGTGCGCTCGTGGCGCTGCGCCGGTTGCCCGCGCGGGCGGCCCCACCCGACCTCCCCACGCTGGCCACCGGATGGGAGCTGCTCGGCGTGTGCCTGCGCGCCGGGCTGCCGGTCGCCTCGGCCGTCGCGGCCGCGGCCGGCCCGCTGCACGGCCCCACCGGCACCGAGCTGCGGCGGGTCGCGGGGCTGCTCGAGCTCGGCGCCGACCCGGCCGACGCGTGGCGGGCGGCACAGGACGTGCCCGTCCTCGCCGTGTTCGCCCGGGCCGCCGGACGCTCCGCCGGAACCGGTGCCGCACTCGCACAGGTCGCGGTCGCGGAGGCCGCCCGCGTGCGCGCGGAGCTCGTCGACACCGCACAGGCACGCGCCCAGCGGGCGGGCGTGCTCATCACCGGGCCGCTCGGCCTGTGCTTCCTGCCCGCCTTCCTGGTCCTCGGCATCGCCCCGGTCGTCATCGGCCTGGCGGGCCAGGCACTCGCACGGTGGTGA
- the acs gene encoding acetate--CoA ligase: protein MADSGPTLSNLSTESRSFPPSEEFAAQANATEEWYARGDDDREGFWAEQADRLHWHQKWDQVLDWQPPFAKWFVNGKLNVAYNCVDRHVDDGHGEQVAFHWEGEPGDSRTITYADLKSEVSKAANALTELGVQAGDRVAIQLPMIPEAVISMLACARLGAMHSVVFGGFSPGALKARIEDAECKLLITSDGQFRRGKPAPMKENTDEAVKDTPSIEHVLVVKRTETEVPWTEGRDVWWHDVVDRQSDEHEAQAFDAEHPLFILYTSGTTGKPKGILHTSGGYLTQAAYTHHVVFDHKPGESVYWCTADIGWITGHSYIVYGPLANRATSVLYEGTPNTPHEGRHWEIVQKHGVSIYYTAPTLIRTFMKWGKEIPEKYDLSSLKVLGSVGEPINPEAWMWYRENIGHDRCPIVDTWWQTETGAIMIAPLPGVTATKPGSAMRTIPGISAEVVSEEAEPVGPGGGGYLVLDKPWPSMLRGIWGDEERYKDTYWSRFADQGYYFAGDGAKYDDDGAIWLLGRVDDVMNVSGHRISTTEVESALVSHPTVAEAAVVGASDETTGQGIVAFVILRGNAAKDGGEDAIKALRDHVSKEIGPIAKPKKILVVEELPKTRSGKIMRRLLRDVAENRDVGDVSTLADSTVMDLISSGLKDGSKSED, encoded by the coding sequence ATGGCCGACTCGGGACCCACGTTGAGCAACCTGTCCACGGAGAGCCGCAGCTTCCCTCCCAGCGAGGAGTTCGCCGCGCAGGCCAACGCCACCGAGGAGTGGTACGCCCGCGGTGACGACGACCGGGAGGGGTTCTGGGCAGAGCAGGCCGACCGCCTGCACTGGCACCAGAAGTGGGACCAGGTCCTCGACTGGCAGCCCCCGTTCGCGAAGTGGTTCGTGAACGGCAAGCTCAACGTCGCCTACAACTGCGTCGACCGCCACGTCGACGACGGGCACGGCGAGCAGGTGGCCTTCCACTGGGAGGGTGAGCCCGGCGACTCCCGCACCATCACCTACGCCGACCTCAAGAGCGAGGTGAGCAAGGCGGCCAACGCGCTCACCGAGCTGGGCGTGCAGGCGGGCGACCGGGTGGCCATCCAGCTGCCGATGATCCCCGAGGCCGTCATCTCGATGCTGGCCTGCGCGCGCCTCGGCGCGATGCACAGCGTCGTGTTCGGCGGGTTCTCACCCGGTGCGCTCAAGGCCCGCATCGAGGACGCCGAGTGCAAGCTGCTCATCACCTCCGACGGGCAGTTCCGGCGCGGCAAGCCGGCGCCGATGAAGGAGAACACCGACGAGGCGGTCAAGGACACCCCGTCGATCGAGCACGTGCTCGTCGTCAAGCGCACCGAGACCGAGGTGCCCTGGACCGAGGGCCGCGACGTCTGGTGGCACGACGTCGTCGACAGGCAGTCCGACGAGCACGAGGCGCAGGCCTTCGACGCCGAGCACCCGCTGTTCATCCTCTACACCTCGGGCACCACCGGGAAGCCGAAGGGCATCCTGCACACCTCGGGCGGCTACCTCACGCAGGCCGCGTACACCCACCACGTGGTGTTCGACCACAAGCCCGGCGAGAGCGTCTACTGGTGCACCGCCGACATCGGCTGGATCACCGGGCACAGCTACATCGTCTACGGACCGCTGGCCAACCGCGCCACCTCGGTCCTCTACGAGGGCACGCCCAACACCCCCCACGAGGGCCGGCACTGGGAGATCGTGCAGAAGCACGGCGTCTCCATCTACTACACCGCGCCCACGCTGATCCGCACGTTCATGAAGTGGGGCAAGGAGATCCCGGAGAAGTACGACCTCTCCTCGCTCAAGGTGCTCGGCAGCGTCGGCGAGCCGATCAACCCCGAGGCCTGGATGTGGTACCGGGAGAACATCGGGCACGACAGGTGCCCGATCGTCGACACCTGGTGGCAGACCGAGACCGGCGCGATCATGATCGCCCCGCTCCCCGGCGTCACCGCCACCAAGCCGGGTTCGGCGATGCGCACGATCCCCGGGATCAGCGCGGAGGTCGTCTCCGAGGAGGCCGAGCCGGTCGGCCCGGGCGGCGGCGGGTACCTGGTGCTCGACAAGCCGTGGCCGTCGATGCTGCGCGGCATCTGGGGCGACGAGGAGCGCTACAAGGACACCTACTGGTCGCGCTTCGCCGACCAGGGCTACTACTTCGCGGGCGACGGTGCGAAGTACGACGACGACGGCGCGATCTGGCTGCTCGGCCGCGTCGACGACGTGATGAATGTGTCCGGGCACCGCATCTCCACCACCGAGGTGGAGTCGGCGCTGGTCAGCCACCCGACGGTGGCCGAGGCCGCGGTCGTCGGGGCGTCCGACGAGACCACCGGGCAGGGCATCGTCGCGTTCGTCATCCTGCGCGGCAACGCGGCGAAGGACGGCGGCGAGGACGCGATCAAGGCGCTGCGCGACCACGTCTCCAAGGAGATCGGGCCGATCGCCAAGCCCAAGAAGATCCTCGTGGTCGAGGAGCTGCCCAAGACCCGTTCCGGGAAGATCATGCGCCGGCTGCTGCGCGACGTCGCCGAGAACCGCGACGTGGGCGACGTCTCGACGCTGGCCGACTCCACCGTCATGGACCTGATCTCCTCGGGGCTCAAGGACGGCAGCAAGTCGGAGGACTGA
- a CDS encoding DUF4244 domain-containing protein produces MTTIPTTLTRRLRRLAVRDDGMSTVEYAIGTVAAAAFAAVLYTVVSGESVVTALTDLVTRALSTTF; encoded by the coding sequence ATGACCACGATCCCCACGACCCTCACCCGACGCCTGCGCCGGCTCGCCGTCCGCGACGACGGGATGTCCACGGTGGAGTACGCGATCGGCACGGTCGCGGCCGCGGCGTTCGCCGCGGTGCTCTACACCGTCGTCAGCGGCGAGAGCGTGGTGACGGCACTGACCGACCTCGTGACCCGCGCGCTGAGCACCACCTTCTGA
- a CDS encoding TadE family type IV pilus minor pilin, which produces MTVEAALALCSLALFLAVAIGAVASVAASVRCIDAARELVRLAARGEPERGREIAGRLAPTGARIELVVRGDEVTAEVTAPAVPPLPLRVGGRAVAVLEPGAIP; this is translated from the coding sequence GTGACCGTGGAGGCCGCGCTCGCGCTGTGCAGCCTCGCGCTGTTCCTGGCCGTCGCGATCGGGGCGGTCGCCTCCGTGGCGGCGTCGGTGCGCTGCATCGACGCCGCCCGGGAGCTGGTCCGGCTCGCCGCCCGGGGCGAACCGGAGCGCGGCCGGGAGATCGCCGGGCGGCTGGCCCCGACGGGGGCCCGGATCGAGCTCGTGGTGCGCGGCGACGAGGTGACCGCCGAGGTCACCGCACCCGCCGTGCCACCGCTCCCGCTGCGCGTCGGCGGTCGGGCGGTCGCGGTGCTCGAGCCCGGGGCGATCCCGTGA
- a CDS encoding Rv3654c family TadE-like protein, producing the protein MVGIELGAGVAVRHRAEAAADLAALAAAGRAVHGTAAACARAAAIAGGMDTRLRTCRLDGWDVLVATEADLALTVLGPPTVTARARAGPAQPDPPPDPPPVAGPDGTPTPPPPPGAPSTPPAPPASPPGGGPSARSATPSGRNRSSSGHGARGAAGHAAAGAPMRPQPPSAALVVTGLPIGDDRWCRRRLRCLLGGRQESPPRLLRPAPRAAAGPARPPT; encoded by the coding sequence GTGGTCGGCATCGAACTCGGCGCCGGCGTCGCGGTCCGGCACCGGGCCGAGGCCGCCGCCGATCTCGCCGCGCTCGCCGCCGCGGGCCGTGCCGTGCACGGCACGGCCGCCGCGTGCGCGCGGGCGGCAGCGATCGCCGGCGGGATGGACACCCGGCTCCGCACGTGCCGGCTCGACGGGTGGGACGTGCTCGTGGCGACGGAGGCCGATCTCGCGCTCACCGTCCTGGGCCCGCCGACCGTCACCGCCCGGGCGCGTGCGGGCCCCGCCCAGCCCGATCCCCCGCCGGATCCGCCGCCCGTCGCAGGGCCCGACGGCACCCCGACACCGCCGCCACCGCCCGGAGCACCATCCACACCCCCCGCACCACCCGCATCACCTCCCGGCGGCGGGCCCAGCGCGCGATCAGCCACGCCCAGCGGACGGAATCGGTCGTCGAGCGGTCACGGAGCGCGTGGAGCGGCAGGTCACGCCGCCGCAGGCGCCCCGATGAGGCCGCAACCCCCGTCCGCGGCGCTCGTCGTCACCGGCCTGCCGATCGGCGACGATCGCTGGTGCCGCAGGCGGTTGCGGTGCCTACTGGGCGGGAGACAGGAGTCACCTCCCCGTCTCCTCCGACCCGCTCCCCGAGCTGCGGCGGGGCCGGCACGTCCCCCGACGTGA
- a CDS encoding HAD family hydrolase, with protein sequence MPGAPSIPLPRRPTAAAFFDLDKTIIAGSSALAFSRPFRRQGLISRRAVLRSGYAQLLLVLSGADAGTMEHLRRRITELCTGWDVAQVSAIVAETLHEIVEPLVYAEATELIAEHRAAGEEVVVLSASGQEVVEPIAALVGADRCLATRMGVVNGRYTGEVEYYCYGEEKARAARDIATARGYRLADCRAYSDSITDLPLLEAVGHPTAVNPDKALRREALERGWPILTFTAPVALGVRFRPPVPVAAAIGGVGMAAILGAGWYSYRNRRS encoded by the coding sequence ATGCCTGGTGCGCCGTCGATCCCGCTCCCGCGGCGGCCGACCGCTGCCGCCTTCTTCGACCTCGACAAGACGATCATCGCCGGGTCCAGCGCGCTGGCGTTCAGCCGCCCGTTCCGGCGGCAGGGCCTGATCAGCAGGCGGGCCGTGCTCCGCAGCGGGTACGCCCAGCTGCTGCTGGTGCTCTCCGGCGCCGACGCGGGGACGATGGAGCACCTGCGCCGGCGGATCACGGAGCTCTGCACCGGCTGGGACGTCGCGCAGGTGAGCGCGATCGTCGCGGAGACGCTGCACGAGATCGTCGAGCCGCTGGTCTACGCCGAGGCCACCGAGCTGATCGCCGAGCACCGCGCCGCGGGGGAGGAGGTGGTCGTGCTGTCCGCCTCGGGCCAGGAGGTCGTCGAGCCGATCGCCGCGCTCGTGGGGGCCGACCGCTGCCTGGCCACCCGCATGGGCGTCGTGAACGGGCGGTACACCGGCGAGGTCGAGTACTACTGCTACGGCGAGGAGAAGGCCCGCGCGGCCCGCGACATCGCCACCGCGCGCGGCTACCGGCTGGCCGACTGCCGCGCCTACTCCGACTCGATCACCGACCTGCCGCTGCTGGAGGCGGTGGGGCACCCGACCGCGGTCAACCCGGACAAGGCGCTGCGCCGCGAGGCGCTGGAGCGCGGCTGGCCGATCCTCACCTTCACCGCGCCCGTCGCGCTCGGGGTGCGCTTCCGGCCGCCGGTCCCGGTGGCCGCGGCGATCGGCGGAGTCGGGATGGCGGCGATCCTCGGAGCCGGTTGGTACTCCTACCGCAACCGCCGCTCGTGA
- a CDS encoding type II secretion system F family protein, translating into MVTASCAALAAALLCLPPPAAVGRLGALRPHTARPRSWRAPGAALPVVAGGAIGLLVAGPGGAIASLLVAATVRRHRAARRTETAAADTAVELASAISRMADELAAGAHPATALGGTSADGPRARAVLAPAAAAGGLGDDVPAALRRGAGEHPEVTAEVERLAAAWALSERSGVPLAELLSGAAADLGWRVRFAARVRAELAGPRATALVLTALPALGLALGQLVGADPLGVLRSGLLGQALLVVGVALAAAGVAWTEQILRSAVPR; encoded by the coding sequence GTGGTGACGGCGTCGTGCGCCGCGCTCGCCGCCGCGCTGCTCTGCCTGCCCCCGCCGGCCGCGGTGGGGCGGCTCGGTGCGTTGCGGCCCCACACCGCCCGCCCGCGGTCGTGGCGGGCGCCCGGGGCGGCACTGCCCGTCGTCGCGGGTGGGGCGATCGGCCTGCTCGTCGCCGGGCCGGGCGGGGCGATCGCCAGCCTGCTGGTGGCCGCGACGGTCCGCCGGCACCGGGCGGCCCGCCGCACCGAGACCGCGGCCGCCGACACGGCGGTCGAGCTGGCGTCGGCGATCTCCCGGATGGCCGACGAGCTAGCCGCCGGGGCCCATCCGGCCACCGCGCTCGGCGGCACCTCCGCCGACGGCCCGCGGGCCCGCGCGGTGCTCGCGCCCGCGGCGGCCGCGGGCGGACTCGGTGACGACGTCCCGGCCGCACTGCGCCGCGGTGCCGGGGAGCACCCGGAGGTCACCGCCGAGGTCGAGCGGCTCGCCGCGGCCTGGGCCCTGTCCGAGCGCAGCGGGGTGCCGCTGGCCGAGCTGCTCTCCGGGGCGGCGGCCGACCTCGGCTGGCGGGTGCGGTTCGCCGCCCGGGTCCGTGCGGAGCTCGCCGGTCCGCGGGCCACCGCCCTCGTGCTCACGGCGCTGCCCGCGCTCGGGCTGGCCCTGGGCCAGCTCGTCGGGGCCGACCCGCTCGGTGTGCTGCGCAGTGGGCTGCTCGGCCAGGCGCTGCTCGTGGTCGGGGTGGCGCTCGCCGCGGCGGGCGTCGCGTGGACCGAGCAGATCCTCCGGTCGGCGGTGCCCCGATGA